The genomic stretch TACGAATGGAGGCAACATGCGATTAGACGTCCGCTCGCAAGTCAAGTATGTAGACAACCTATCTTCTCCTGTATACCCCCTCCCTTTTGTGCGTCCCCGTTCTTAGAGAATAAATAGAACCGACGATGGCACTATTCTGGCCATGTACTACAAAGGCACCGTTGCTCTCACACCcggcgtcgtcgctatgttGTCTGGTAGCCCCGATGCAAAGACCACGGACTACGGTGACTCGTTTGTAACGTTTTCGTTTGAGACGGGGAGTGATAAGTATAAGGATTTGCAAAATGGGACATATGTTGCTGCGGGGCACTTTGTTAAAGAGGGCGATGGGGTGATTGTTGAGTACAAGGTTAGTAAGGCTATTGTCTGAGAAAAAACAGGCATGGAGATAGTGGACGGTGGACATTGGGTAGCGTGAAATGGAAAAGGTAATTCTGTTTTACATGTGTTCCTCTGTCCCAAGATGCGTCAATTCTTGCTGGGTATCTTTCAGTGGTATACCGAAGGGAATATCACATGTTGAACATGGATCGGTTACACAAGAAGACCTTTACCGCTTCAAGTACAGGGCGCATTGGCTCTTTCCCAATGTGTCGAAGTTTGTCCTTGAATTGCTTTTGTTTACTACCGATATATTCCACCGCAGACTGACTAGTATAGCGCACACGTGACAGGAGCAAGAAATGTGACCAGTAATGGCGAGCATGTGGCGAAAACGCCTGAACTGATACCGGAATGAGATCCCCCTTCCCCCCTTTTTCGCAGATAGGCGATCGGGTCTTTGGGCCGATGGGCAAGAGGAAAAGATGGGGGTATGGGGAAGGGTAGCAGAAAAATAaaggaagaagaaaagaggGGAACGATGGATAGGGGGTGCCGGTGGGGGCGCAATAGTTTGTTATTCATCATGCTCGTCGTACGGAGGGATTGACACCGCCTCATTTGGATAAGACGTGGTTTGCATGTGATTGTGATAGCCGACCAGAGCCACATGTATTCTGGTGGGATAGATCCGCGGAACGGGGTTTGAGATCAACGCTGCAAGCTGAATGAAACTTGGCGCGCTACGGGAACTGATTACAAGGATTTGCATTGTATGTGGGTATTGACATTACCATCTTGGTATCGCTATAAGAAACACACATTACCACATTGGTAATCTAAAGACTAGAGCAAGTACGGTTAGAGGGGTCGGTAGAATAGACATTACCGTTACCGAAGCCATGTACATCAGCGGAGCAAGGGAAAATAGAAAGAGAGACATGATACAACGCCTGCAGGTGATGCGAGAATTGTGATATGTGAAAGCTGATGCATATTTAGCATGAGAATCCTGCCCGCCAACTGTGAAAACAAAAGAAAGAGTCTTGGTGTTGAATGTTGATGATGGTATTGGTGGTGGCAAAAAGAGAAATGGTGATGGAAAGCCTAACGTAGAAGCCGAGTCATGAACACATTGGGATGCCGATAATCGAGTGTACCCGATCCGGTTGTGCTTCGCTTCGCATTCTTTTGTATTTGTACGTGGCGTGTTTGTGGAACAGTGGCGTGCTACTCATAGATAGCGATTCGATAGACCGACACGTGAAACTTAACGTCCGCGTCTCAAATTCAGGCTACCAATCATGCTTACATGATGCCTTTCAAGCCACGAAAGCCACCAGTTTTAGTCGACGTCTGCTTTTTTTGTTCCTTCTCTTTGATCTTTTTGCTCATGTTCTGCGCCCCGCCTGTTGTCACTGCGTCAGTCTCCAGTCTATCGTGCCGAGGGAGATAGTACTCACCACGGCCGTATATTCGCACTTCGGGCTTTGTTCCTGTCTTGTCTTTTCGATCGCCCCTGCTCGAACTGCCGTCTGTGTCATTTGAGTAGCTGCTTTTACCGCTCGATTGGGCTTGTTGGACCTGCAGTTGGTTGGCGTCGTGGTTTGCGCTGTACTCGGGCCCGTAGCCGCCGCCGAAACCGGGGTACGGTGATGGCCCGGCCTGGGAGCGTTGGAATTTGTTTTGTTGGAGCGAGTCGAGACGAGCAGGTCCAGCTGGTGGTACAGCTGATGTGGGACTGTGTGTCGATTCGGGGGAGCGGTGTTCGGGGTAGTAATCCTGCTCATCGATCTGTGACGATTCTGTCGAGAGAGGCGCAAAGTATCTCGAAGTGTAGTTGGGGTGTCGTGCAGTGGAGTTGCGGTTCGCTTGCAATGTGCCAAAGTCCATCTGGCTAGTCTTGTCTCGAGAATAGAGCTGCCCCATGCCAGCCTGCAGCTCGCCTTCAAGTTCTTGACATTTCAACTGCAGCTCCGTGTGCTGTTCAAGAAGGCGGTAATGGGTCTTCTTCATTTGCTGAAGTTTGGCGTTGCTCGCTGCAAGTGCTGAGTCGAGCATCTGCTGGACCGAAGACGGAAGCTGCCCAGGTTTACTCGTGTTTCTGTCTGACATCTGCAGTCGCGTCTCAAGCTCCATGATCCGACGCTCATAGGCCTTGATTGAACGATCGCGTTCTTGCTCGCGACTATTCAACCGCATATTCACAATCTCCAGATCATTCCGCAAGTCGTTCCGCTCCTGCATGAAAATGTGCAGCTCTTTCCTCTGGTCCTCGAATGCCATGATCTTGTCTTGCGCAGCTTCAAGCTCGCGTCGAAGGTCGCTGTAGTCTTCCAACTCGTATTCCAGCGCCTTTGTTCGCTGCTGAGCCTTGATTTG from Pyrenophora tritici-repentis strain M4 chromosome 1, whole genome shotgun sequence encodes the following:
- a CDS encoding DUF3237 domain containing protein, with amino-acid sequence MAGFPSLQPAFTVRVNIDAPMQVGGQSGPGLVIVPMVSGTVKSERGFEPKLDGELHGVGYDYIHNDTNGGNMRLDVRSQVKTDDGTILAMYYKGTVALTPGVVAMLSGSPDAKTTDYGDSFVTFSFETGSDKYKDLQNGTYVAAGHFVKEGDGVIVEYKVSKAIV